A region of Flocculibacter collagenilyticus DNA encodes the following proteins:
- a CDS encoding alpha-ketoglutarate-dependent dioxygenase AlkB family protein, whose protein sequence is MALKKLHVEDGILLYDAHFLSETEVEALTQECDSKIHWQQPSIKMFGKSVKIPRLQAWLGDEDAVYKYSGTTFMPESFTPEVTKLKQRIEAVTAQSFNSVLINKYRNGQDSMGWHSDNEKELGDEPTIASVTIGQPRVFELQHKQSKEMCSILLASGSLLIMAGSLQTHWKHRINKSRHVNDVRINFTFRTVKK, encoded by the coding sequence ATGGCATTAAAAAAATTACACGTTGAAGATGGTATATTGCTATATGATGCGCACTTTCTCTCTGAGACTGAAGTCGAAGCATTAACACAAGAGTGCGATAGCAAGATACACTGGCAGCAACCTAGTATAAAAATGTTCGGTAAGTCGGTGAAGATCCCACGTTTACAGGCTTGGCTTGGAGATGAAGACGCTGTATACAAATATTCTGGAACGACATTTATGCCAGAATCGTTTACTCCAGAGGTGACAAAGTTAAAGCAGCGAATCGAAGCAGTTACAGCGCAGTCATTTAACAGTGTTTTAATTAATAAATATCGCAATGGTCAAGATTCGATGGGGTGGCACAGTGATAACGAAAAAGAGTTAGGTGATGAGCCAACCATTGCTTCTGTCACTATAGGGCAGCCAAGAGTCTTTGAGTTACAGCATAAGCAGTCAAAAGAAATGTGCTCAATTTTATTAGCGTCAGGTTCATTACTAATTATGGCAGGCTCATTACAGACTCATTGGAAGCATCGAATAAACAAAAGCCGCCATGTGAATGATGTTCGCATTAATTTTACTTTTCGCACGGTAAAAAAATAG
- a CDS encoding BolA family protein codes for MKIKNSIERKLYDSFDPEYLEVINESNNHNVPRGSESHFKVVIVTDRFEGQRLIQRHRSINSALADELTNHIHALALHTYTPQEWFEYYSELPPNSPKCLGGSTKASI; via the coding sequence ATGAAGATAAAAAACTCAATAGAACGGAAGCTGTACGACTCGTTTGATCCAGAGTACTTGGAAGTGATAAATGAGAGTAACAACCATAATGTACCTAGAGGATCTGAATCCCACTTTAAAGTGGTGATAGTGACAGATCGTTTTGAAGGGCAGCGCCTAATTCAACGTCATCGCTCAATTAACTCTGCCTTAGCGGACGAGTTAACGAACCACATACATGCGTTGGCATTACATACTTACACACCTCAAGAATGGTTTGAATACTATTCTGAACTTCCTCCTAATTCACCGAAGTGTTTAGGCGGATCCACTAAAGCGTCAATATAA
- a CDS encoding TRAP transporter small permease subunit, with amino-acid sequence MGQQLLLNIRTRVEQFTEYTGKLLSWLTLLMMLLMVLVVVLRYGFNMGWIAMQESIIYLHACVFMLGAAYTLKHDEHVRVDIFYRRFSKKNQAIVNILGTALFLIPVCITLLIISWQYVAASWQLLESSKEAGGLPLVFILKSFIIGFVITLLIQAVAELIKHTTLLFQKQQ; translated from the coding sequence ATGGGGCAACAATTGCTCTTGAATATACGCACTCGGGTAGAGCAGTTTACCGAATATACCGGAAAACTATTATCTTGGCTGACATTGCTGATGATGTTGCTTATGGTGCTCGTTGTTGTACTGCGCTATGGCTTCAATATGGGATGGATAGCAATGCAGGAATCCATCATCTACTTACACGCGTGTGTATTTATGTTAGGCGCAGCATATACCCTAAAACATGATGAACATGTAAGGGTCGACATTTTCTACCGCCGTTTTTCAAAAAAGAATCAAGCGATTGTTAATATTTTGGGCACAGCTCTTTTTTTAATACCTGTCTGCATTACATTACTCATAATAAGTTGGCAATATGTAGCAGCTTCGTGGCAGTTATTGGAGTCATCTAAAGAGGCAGGTGGCTTGCCTCTTGTCTTCATTCTTAAAAGTTTCATCATTGGCTTTGTGATAACGCTGCTCATCCAAGCAGTTGCTGAATTGATCAAACACACAACGCTTCTTTTTCAGAAACAGCAGTAG
- a CDS encoding TRAP transporter large permease: MEYLSIVMFVVVCLVLLLGYPVAISLAGTALIFACIGIANNVFDAVFLQALPSRLYGIMNNQTLLAVPLFVFMGVMLEKSKVAERLLDAMTLLFVRSPAGLGIAVIIVGMLLAASTGIVGATVVTMGLMSLPTMLKRGYSPQYASGVIAATGTLGQIIPPSIALVLLGDVLSSAYQQAQLKQGIFSPETVSVGDLFAGALIPGLILVAMYIVYSLLLAWRKPQLVPKISKSVLIEERQHQHVSLLSALFPPLILIVLVLGAILFGFATPTEAAGIGAGGATLLALFNEQLSKNQLEQVMLSTLKITSMVFLILIGASLFSLVFRGLGGEELIHSVFSQLPGGVFSALVIVMAVIFLLGFILDFIEITFVVVPIVGPVLLMMGVDPIWLGIMIAVNLQTSFLTPPFGFALFYLRGVAPKEVMTKDIYKGVMPFIAIQILLLIIMSIWPKVVTWLPNVIYG; encoded by the coding sequence ATGGAGTATTTATCTATTGTCATGTTTGTGGTGGTTTGTTTGGTTTTATTATTAGGCTACCCAGTTGCAATATCGTTAGCTGGCACCGCATTAATATTTGCATGCATTGGTATAGCAAACAATGTGTTTGATGCCGTTTTTCTTCAGGCTTTGCCTAGCCGTTTATACGGGATTATGAATAACCAAACCTTACTAGCCGTCCCCTTATTTGTGTTTATGGGGGTCATGCTAGAAAAATCTAAGGTTGCAGAGCGACTGCTCGATGCGATGACATTATTATTTGTACGTTCTCCAGCTGGCTTGGGTATCGCGGTCATCATTGTTGGTATGTTGCTAGCGGCCAGTACAGGTATTGTTGGGGCAACGGTGGTGACGATGGGATTAATGTCGTTACCCACCATGCTTAAGCGCGGGTACAGTCCGCAATATGCGAGTGGGGTAATAGCAGCTACGGGCACATTAGGGCAAATAATTCCGCCCTCAATAGCATTAGTGTTATTGGGTGATGTGCTTTCAAGTGCATATCAACAAGCACAACTTAAGCAAGGGATTTTTTCTCCGGAAACGGTATCAGTGGGAGATCTATTTGCGGGCGCACTTATCCCAGGGCTTATTCTAGTAGCAATGTACATTGTTTACTCCTTATTGCTTGCGTGGCGTAAACCACAGTTAGTTCCTAAAATTAGCAAGTCGGTGTTAATTGAAGAAAGACAGCACCAGCACGTCAGTTTGTTATCCGCTTTATTTCCTCCGCTCATTTTAATCGTTTTGGTATTAGGGGCTATTTTATTTGGCTTTGCTACACCGACCGAAGCGGCTGGGATTGGTGCAGGTGGTGCTACGTTATTGGCGTTGTTTAATGAGCAGCTTAGTAAAAATCAGTTAGAACAAGTTATGCTGAGCACGTTAAAAATTACGTCAATGGTATTTTTGATACTTATCGGTGCTTCTTTGTTTTCCTTAGTATTTAGAGGGCTGGGCGGCGAAGAGTTGATTCACTCTGTCTTCAGTCAGCTGCCGGGTGGTGTTTTTTCTGCGCTAGTAATAGTGATGGCAGTGATTTTTCTATTAGGATTTATTCTCGACTTTATCGAAATAACGTTTGTGGTTGTGCCAATTGTAGGACCGGTTTTATTGATGATGGGCGTTGATCCCATTTGGTTAGGCATCATGATTGCAGTTAACCTGCAAACCTCTTTTTTAACCCCGCCGTTTGGTTTCGCTTTATTTTATTTGCGTGGCGTGGCGCCCAAAGAAGTAATGACGAAAGACATATATAAGGGAGTGATGCCTTTTATTGCAATTCAGATCCTTTTATTGATTATCATGTCAATTTGGCCAAAAGTGGTTACTTGGTTACCAAATGTGATATATGGCTAA
- a CDS encoding TRAP transporter substrate-binding protein, whose protein sequence is MNKIKISALLFVVASLIAGCGEQDKSASTASQSTETQQKFKWKLVTSWPKNFPGLGVTPEKFAKNVEAMSNGRLKITVYGAGEIVPGFEVFDAVSNGTAEMGHSGPYYWKGKIPAAQVFSSLPFGMNAQEMNGWLHHGGGLALWQEVYKPFGIIPLAGGNTGVQMAGWFKKEINSLDDLKGLKMRIPGLGGEVIKRLGAVPVTLTGGELFTALQSGAIDATEWVGPYNDLAFGLNKAADYYYYSGWHEPGTVLEFLINEKAYNALPKDLQAIVKVAARAANQDMLDEYTARNISALKQLQAQENVQLRALPDSVMTALRETTQQVIAEQAAQDPQLNKVWQSYSSFYKEVRAFHSLTEQQYYQNR, encoded by the coding sequence ATGAATAAGATAAAAATATCTGCGCTGCTTTTTGTTGTCGCGAGCCTGATAGCAGGCTGCGGTGAGCAAGACAAGTCAGCATCTACTGCTAGTCAGTCAACTGAAACTCAACAAAAGTTTAAATGGAAGTTAGTGACAAGTTGGCCAAAGAACTTTCCCGGCTTAGGGGTTACGCCTGAAAAGTTTGCAAAGAATGTTGAAGCAATGAGTAATGGTCGATTAAAAATCACTGTCTACGGTGCAGGTGAAATAGTGCCCGGCTTTGAAGTGTTTGATGCGGTTTCCAATGGTACAGCAGAAATGGGACATTCAGGCCCATATTATTGGAAGGGAAAAATTCCAGCGGCGCAAGTGTTCTCTTCGTTACCTTTTGGCATGAATGCACAAGAAATGAATGGTTGGTTACATCATGGCGGCGGCTTAGCGTTATGGCAGGAAGTGTACAAGCCATTTGGCATTATTCCGCTGGCGGGTGGTAATACCGGTGTTCAGATGGCAGGTTGGTTTAAGAAAGAAATTAACTCTTTAGACGACCTTAAAGGTCTAAAAATGCGGATACCTGGGTTAGGTGGGGAAGTGATTAAGCGCTTAGGCGCTGTGCCAGTTACGTTAACCGGTGGCGAGTTATTTACTGCGTTACAGTCTGGTGCAATAGATGCTACAGAATGGGTAGGGCCTTATAATGATTTAGCGTTTGGGCTGAATAAAGCGGCTGATTATTATTATTACTCTGGCTGGCATGAACCCGGCACGGTTTTAGAGTTTTTAATTAATGAAAAAGCATACAATGCATTACCTAAAGACTTGCAAGCAATCGTAAAAGTGGCGGCACGTGCGGCAAATCAAGATATGTTAGATGAGTATACGGCAAGAAATATTAGTGCACTTAAACAGCTTCAAGCTCAAGAAAATGTGCAATTAAGGGCGTTACCTGACTCAGTAATGACAGCGCTAAGAGAAACTACTCAGCAAGTCATAGCTGAGCAAGCTGCACAAGATCCTCAGTTAAATAAAGTATGGCAGTCGTACTCATCATTTTATAAAGAAGTCAGAGCGTTCCATTCATTGACTGAGCAGCAATATTATCAAAATAGATAA
- the fabV gene encoding enoyl-ACP reductase FabV — translation MIIKPKIRGFICTNAHPVGCAAHVQEQIEFVKAQPRVSACPKNVLIIGSSTGYGLASRITAAFGAGANTLGVCFEKEPTERRTGTAGWYNTAAFHEAAKSEGLYANTLNGDAFSHDMKQQVIAAIKADLGQVDAVIYSLASPRRTDPDSGEVYSSTLKPVGKNYSTKTYDTDKNVVHEVSLEAANEDEIANTIKVMGGEDWELWLKALHEAGVLAENATTTAYTYIGKELTWPIYGHATIGKAKEDLDRAAAQLNEAYSNLNINAYVTSLKAVVTQASSAIPVMPLYISLMYQVMKNNDCHEGVIEQIYKLFSQQLFSDNPQLDNDKRIRMDSVETNDDIQAKIKVLWDKVNNDNFDELADYHGYHHDFLKLFGFGIKNVDYDADVSPLAKW, via the coding sequence ATGATTATAAAGCCGAAAATTCGTGGTTTTATCTGTACTAACGCGCATCCTGTTGGTTGTGCTGCTCACGTGCAAGAACAAATAGAATTTGTAAAAGCGCAACCAAGAGTTAGCGCATGTCCAAAAAATGTTTTAATTATTGGTTCGTCTACAGGTTATGGTTTAGCTTCTCGCATTACTGCGGCTTTTGGTGCAGGTGCAAATACCTTAGGTGTATGTTTTGAAAAAGAACCAACAGAACGTAGAACAGGGACGGCTGGCTGGTACAACACGGCGGCATTTCATGAAGCAGCGAAAAGCGAAGGGCTTTATGCTAACACACTCAATGGTGACGCTTTTTCACATGACATGAAGCAGCAGGTCATTGCTGCAATTAAAGCAGATTTAGGCCAAGTTGATGCTGTAATTTATAGTTTAGCCTCGCCACGTAGAACAGATCCTGATTCAGGTGAAGTATATAGTTCAACGCTAAAGCCGGTAGGAAAAAATTACTCTACCAAAACCTATGACACGGATAAAAACGTAGTGCATGAGGTGTCGTTAGAAGCCGCTAATGAAGACGAAATCGCAAATACCATAAAAGTAATGGGCGGCGAAGATTGGGAGTTATGGTTAAAAGCACTTCATGAAGCCGGTGTACTTGCTGAAAATGCAACCACAACCGCATACACCTATATTGGTAAAGAGCTGACGTGGCCAATTTACGGCCATGCGACAATTGGTAAAGCGAAAGAAGATCTGGACAGAGCCGCGGCACAGCTTAATGAAGCTTATTCAAATTTAAACATTAATGCCTATGTTACTTCTTTAAAAGCTGTGGTTACCCAAGCGAGCTCAGCAATACCTGTGATGCCGCTATATATTTCATTGATGTATCAGGTAATGAAAAATAACGACTGCCATGAAGGGGTTATAGAGCAAATATATAAATTATTTTCTCAACAGCTATTTAGTGATAACCCTCAGTTAGATAATGACAAACGTATTCGAATGGATTCAGTAGAAACAAATGATGATATTCAAGCAAAAATTAAAGTGCTATGGGACAAAGTGAATAATGATAACTTTGATGAGCTTGCAGATTATCACGGCTATCATCATGACTTTCTTAAACTATTTGGTTTTGGTATCAAGAATGTAGACTATGATGCTGATGTATCCCCATTAGCCAAGTGGTGA
- a CDS encoding Na(+)-translocating NADH-quinone reductase subunit A, which produces MIKIKKGLDIPIEGAPQQVIHDGPTVKTVATLGEEFIGMRPTMKVREGDRVKKGQILFEDKKNPGVIFTAPAAGVVKQINRGEKRILQSVVIEIDGNEQETFAKFADAELAGLDRATVKQNLINSGMWTALRTRPFSKVPAIDAVPNSIFVTAIDTNPLAADPALVINTDKTAFLNGLTVLSKLTDGKVFVCKKAGADIPAAANAETHEFAGPHPSGLVGTHIHHLDAVSEKKAVWHLNYQDVMAFGNLFTTGELPTSRIISLAGPAVKNPRLIRTVLGASTSELTMSELEDGENRIISGSVLSGNTASGPHGYLGRYHNQVSVLAEGREKELFGWLAPGANKFSVTRAYLSHLMPGRLFNMTTSTGGSERAMVPIGNYERVMPLDILPTLLLRDLIARDTDSAITLGALELDEEDLALCTFVCPGKYEYGPILRDCLTIIEKEG; this is translated from the coding sequence ATGATTAAAATAAAAAAAGGCTTGGACATTCCTATTGAGGGTGCTCCACAACAAGTCATACATGACGGTCCTACCGTCAAAACCGTCGCTACACTTGGTGAAGAGTTCATCGGTATGCGCCCAACCATGAAAGTGCGTGAGGGTGACCGAGTGAAAAAAGGCCAGATTCTTTTTGAAGATAAGAAGAATCCAGGCGTTATTTTCACAGCTCCCGCTGCAGGTGTAGTTAAGCAAATCAACCGTGGTGAAAAACGTATTTTGCAATCAGTTGTCATTGAAATCGATGGTAACGAGCAAGAAACGTTTGCTAAATTCGCTGACGCAGAATTAGCAGGTTTAGATCGCGCAACCGTGAAGCAAAACCTAATTAATTCTGGTATGTGGACAGCGCTACGTACGCGCCCATTTAGCAAAGTACCCGCAATTGATGCCGTACCTAACTCCATTTTTGTAACTGCCATTGACACAAATCCGTTAGCTGCTGATCCAGCATTAGTAATTAATACTGATAAAACAGCATTTTTAAACGGACTAACGGTATTATCAAAGTTGACTGATGGAAAAGTGTTCGTGTGTAAAAAAGCGGGTGCTGATATTCCTGCGGCTGCTAATGCAGAAACACATGAATTTGCTGGCCCTCATCCTTCAGGGTTAGTAGGTACACATATCCATCATTTAGATGCAGTAAGTGAAAAGAAAGCTGTTTGGCATTTAAATTACCAAGATGTAATGGCATTCGGTAATTTATTCACCACAGGTGAATTGCCTACTTCACGTATCATTTCATTAGCTGGTCCAGCTGTTAAAAACCCACGCCTTATTCGCACTGTCCTTGGTGCTAGCACATCAGAATTAACCATGAGTGAACTTGAAGACGGTGAGAACCGTATTATTTCAGGATCAGTGTTGTCTGGTAATACTGCATCGGGTCCTCACGGTTATTTAGGTCGTTATCATAATCAAGTTTCAGTATTGGCTGAAGGTCGTGAGAAAGAGTTATTTGGCTGGCTAGCGCCGGGCGCGAATAAGTTTTCAGTAACGCGTGCTTATTTGTCGCATCTTATGCCGGGTCGTTTATTTAACATGACAACCTCAACAGGTGGTTCTGAGCGTGCCATGGTACCAATTGGTAACTATGAGCGTGTTATGCCGCTTGATATCTTGCCAACGCTGCTGTTGCGCGACTTAATTGCAAGAGATACTGATAGTGCAATAACGCTAGGTGCGTTAGAGCTAGATGAGGAAGATTTGGCATTATGTACTTTTGTTTGCCCAGGTAAATATGAGTATGGCCCTATCTTGCGTGATTGCCTGACTATTATTGAGAAGGAAGGCTAA
- a CDS encoding NADH:ubiquinone reductase (Na(+)-transporting) subunit B, producing MGLKNFLERIEPQFEKGGKYEKWYALYEAAATIFYTPGLVTKNGTHVRDNIDLKRIMITVWLATFPAMFFGMFNVGDQAAMAIANGSQIGDAWQVGLFQMLGGSLTADAGWGAKMFYGACFFLPIYLTVFAVGGFWEVLFATVRKHEVNEGFFVTSVLFALILPATIPLWQAALGITFGVVVAKEIFGGTGKNFLNPALAGRAFLFFAYPTEISGDAVWTAVDGFSGATALSVAAGADVAMGSVAALEASGITWMDAFLGNIQGSVGETSTLALLAGGLMIMYMRIASWRIVLGTFIGMVLFSSMFNLIGSETNVMFGLPWQWHLVLGGFAFGMFFMATDPVSASFTDKGKWAYGFLIGFMVVMIRVVNPAYPEGMMLAILFANVFAPLMDYFVVQGNIKRRLARHV from the coding sequence ATGGGTTTAAAGAATTTCTTAGAGCGCATTGAACCGCAATTTGAAAAAGGCGGTAAATATGAAAAGTGGTACGCGCTATATGAAGCCGCAGCCACGATTTTTTACACACCGGGTTTAGTAACTAAGAACGGAACGCATGTACGTGATAATATTGATTTAAAACGTATCATGATCACGGTTTGGTTAGCTACATTCCCAGCTATGTTTTTTGGTATGTTCAACGTGGGCGACCAAGCAGCAATGGCAATCGCTAATGGGTCTCAAATAGGCGACGCATGGCAAGTTGGTTTATTCCAAATGTTAGGTGGTTCACTCACTGCTGATGCAGGTTGGGGAGCCAAAATGTTTTATGGCGCGTGTTTCTTCTTGCCTATCTATCTCACTGTATTTGCGGTAGGTGGATTCTGGGAAGTGTTATTTGCCACCGTCCGTAAGCATGAAGTTAATGAAGGCTTTTTCGTAACGTCAGTGTTATTTGCACTAATTCTACCAGCAACAATCCCACTTTGGCAGGCTGCACTAGGTATTACCTTTGGTGTAGTTGTTGCGAAAGAAATCTTTGGTGGTACAGGTAAAAACTTCTTAAACCCTGCATTAGCAGGTCGTGCATTCCTTTTCTTTGCTTATCCAACTGAAATTTCTGGTGATGCTGTATGGACTGCCGTAGACGGCTTCTCTGGTGCAACAGCATTAAGTGTTGCTGCTGGTGCAGACGTAGCGATGGGCTCAGTTGCAGCGCTTGAAGCTTCAGGTATTACTTGGATGGATGCATTCTTAGGAAACATTCAAGGGTCAGTTGGTGAAACATCTACACTTGCACTTTTAGCTGGTGGCTTGATGATTATGTACATGCGTATAGCCTCGTGGCGTATTGTGTTAGGTACCTTTATTGGTATGGTTCTGTTCAGTAGCATGTTCAATTTGATAGGTAGCGAAACTAATGTGATGTTCGGTTTACCGTGGCAGTGGCACTTAGTATTAGGTGGTTTTGCATTTGGTATGTTCTTCATGGCTACAGATCCAGTATCCGCTTCATTTACTGATAAAGGTAAATGGGCTTACGGTTTCTTAATAGGTTTTATGGTTGTAATGATCCGTGTTGTGAACCCGGCATACCCTGAAGGTATGATGTTAGCAATTCTATTCGCTAACGTATTTGCTCCATTAATGGATTACTTTGTTGTACAAGGCAACATCAAGCGGAGGTTAGCGCGTCATGTCTAG
- a CDS encoding Na(+)-translocating NADH-quinone reductase subunit C: MSSNNDSISKTLIVVISLCLVCAIIVSSAAVALKPIQKENEAKDLQRNVLSAAGVNFAAEGVQATFEKRVEARLVNLDDGTFATEVDPTTFDYEKAKRNGDSIEKKNDVAGIKRRADIAPVYFVKSESGKVDTVVFPVYGKGLWDLMLGFVALEKDLRTIKSIKYYWHKETPGLGGEIENPSWVALWEDKKLFNDQGEFALEIVKGSVSKNDPNAQYKIDGLSGATLTSNGVEQSFEFWMGDHGYGPFINNVRKDLKSGAL; encoded by the coding sequence ATGTCTAGTAATAACGATTCGATCAGCAAAACGCTAATAGTTGTTATTTCTCTATGTTTAGTTTGTGCAATTATTGTATCTAGTGCTGCAGTAGCCCTAAAGCCGATACAAAAAGAAAATGAAGCTAAAGATCTACAACGCAATGTTCTAAGCGCCGCAGGTGTTAACTTTGCTGCAGAAGGCGTGCAAGCTACGTTTGAAAAACGTGTAGAAGCACGTTTAGTAAACTTAGATGACGGTACGTTTGCTACTGAAGTTGATCCCACAACGTTTGACTATGAAAAGGCTAAACGTAATGGTGACTCAATTGAAAAGAAAAATGACGTAGCGGGTATTAAGCGTCGCGCTGACATTGCGCCGGTTTACTTTGTTAAGTCTGAGTCAGGCAAAGTTGATACTGTAGTTTTTCCAGTTTATGGCAAAGGACTATGGGACTTAATGCTTGGTTTCGTGGCCTTAGAAAAAGATTTGCGCACCATTAAAAGTATTAAATACTACTGGCATAAAGAAACGCCTGGACTAGGTGGCGAAATTGAAAATCCTAGCTGGGTTGCTTTATGGGAAGATAAAAAGCTATTTAACGATCAAGGTGAATTTGCGCTAGAGATCGTAAAAGGTAGCGTAAGCAAAAACGATCCAAATGCTCAGTACAAAATTGATGGTTTATCAGGCGCAACACTAACTAGTAATGGCGTTGAACAGTCATTCGAGTTTTGGATGGGTGACCATGGCTATGGTCCTTTCATCAACAATGTGCGAAAAGATCTTAAGAGTGGAGCACTATAA
- a CDS encoding NADH:ubiquinone reductase (Na(+)-transporting) subunit D — protein sequence MADTKEMKKVLLGPILANNPIALQVLGVCSALAVTSKMETAVVMSIALTMVTAFSNLFISIIRNQIPSSVRIIVQMTIIASLVILVDQLLKAYAFDIAKQLAVFVGLIITNCIVMGRAEAYAMKSPPMMSFLDGIGNGLGYSAILLSVGFIRELFGSGTLFGIEILPLIKDGGWYQPMGFLLMPPSAFFIIGLLIWGIRQLRPDQVEAKD from the coding sequence ATGGCCGATACTAAAGAAATGAAAAAGGTGTTGCTTGGCCCAATTTTGGCCAACAACCCGATTGCATTACAAGTTTTAGGTGTGTGCTCTGCACTCGCTGTAACCAGTAAAATGGAAACTGCAGTAGTAATGTCAATTGCATTGACGATGGTTACTGCGTTTTCAAACTTATTTATCTCAATTATTCGTAATCAAATACCGTCAAGCGTACGTATTATCGTGCAGATGACGATTATTGCTTCATTGGTAATTTTAGTTGACCAATTACTTAAAGCGTATGCATTTGATATTGCTAAGCAGCTAGCGGTATTTGTTGGCCTAATCATTACTAACTGTATTGTAATGGGGCGTGCTGAAGCCTATGCAATGAAGTCGCCACCAATGATGAGCTTTTTAGATGGTATTGGTAACGGTTTAGGATATAGCGCTATCTTACTTTCAGTAGGCTTTATTCGTGAGCTATTTGGTTCAGGTACTTTATTTGGTATTGAAATCTTACCGCTAATTAAAGACGGTGGTTGGTATCAGCCGATGGGCTTCTTATTGATGCCTCCAAGTGCGTTCTTCATTATTGGTTTACTTATCTGGGGTATTAGGCAACTAAGACCAGATCAAGTAGAAGCTAAAGACTAA
- the nqrE gene encoding NADH:ubiquinone reductase (Na(+)-transporting) subunit E, which yields MEHYISLFVRSVFIENLALSFFLGMCTFLAVSKKVKTSMGLGVAVIVVLGLAVPVNNLIYTSILAPGALGWAGFPDADLSFLSFLTYIGVIAALVQILEMTLDKYFPALYNALGIFLPLITVNCAIFGAVSFMVAKEYNFTESVVFGLGSGVGWALAITALAGLREKMKYADVPDGLRGLGITFITVGLMGLGFMSFSGVSL from the coding sequence ATGGAACATTATATTAGTTTGTTTGTTCGCTCTGTTTTCATTGAAAACTTAGCTTTATCGTTCTTTTTAGGTATGTGTACATTCCTTGCTGTATCTAAAAAAGTAAAAACATCAATGGGTCTAGGTGTTGCAGTAATCGTTGTATTAGGTTTAGCAGTACCTGTTAATAACTTAATTTATACATCAATTCTTGCTCCAGGTGCACTTGGATGGGCAGGCTTCCCAGATGCAGACTTAAGCTTTTTAAGCTTCTTAACTTATATCGGTGTTATTGCTGCGTTAGTTCAAATATTAGAAATGACGTTAGATAAGTATTTCCCAGCGCTTTATAACGCGTTAGGGATTTTCTTACCACTGATTACGGTTAACTGTGCAATTTTTGGTGCGGTATCTTTCATGGTTGCTAAAGAATACAACTTTACAGAAAGTGTGGTATTTGGACTGGGTAGCGGTGTTGGCTGGGCATTAGCAATTACAGCGCTTGCAGGTCTTCGTGAAAAAATGAAATATGCGGATGTACCAGATGGACTACGTGGTTTAGGGATTACCTTTATTACTGTAGGTCTTATGGGACTTGGTTTTATGTCGTTCTCTGGCGTTTCTCTTTAA